In Streptomyces puniciscabiei, a single genomic region encodes these proteins:
- a CDS encoding Mu transposase C-terminal domain-containing protein, giving the protein MTEEGRRVPPTARIAEFPKTAADQARWWEGHILEVLHGLPPDAPQGAVPRPEFDPRLHSLAERERAKAAELTAAGHRMTASGVKQRRQRYHRDGLVGLADGRSAKQLPPFGQIAPAVVNAMRQAIAETTDASSRTVRFTIWRTKQILASGEDGDGIELPHERTLYRLFDKLAAGTHATGSATTRRSLHARPAGPFGEVPAIAPGELMQIDSSPLDVLVRLDDGIAEKVELTALVDIASRSITAAVLRPTTKAADASALVARSITPDLMRPGWSESLRMSRSVLPHRRLLALDERLEHAAARPVIVPETVVCDHGKLFISNNFRASCRFLGITLQPTHKASPFEKGVIEKTLGSVATLFAQFVAGYTGRSVDRRGRHLEDGPLWSLPELQELLDEWIVAVWQNRPHDALRDPDAPRRAFSPNEKYAMLLESSGYVPAALSGEDYVELLPERWQAINAYGIKINHRTYDSPELNPLRRQRSGIAEKNGLWEIHHDPYDVSRIWVRDRRGDRDRWITVFWRHLHRVGVPFGEMAWDHARQQVQDGNEAQIADAAAALLQRAHDGPQDEKDPPAKRSQKDRRIAARTRATAPDREIPDPPTDREPTDEDTDTSPAKVIPLGLFDPLANPWRRP; this is encoded by the coding sequence ATGACGGAGGAGGGGCGGCGGGTTCCGCCGACTGCCCGGATCGCGGAGTTCCCTAAGACGGCTGCTGACCAGGCCCGTTGGTGGGAGGGGCACATCTTGGAGGTACTGCACGGTCTGCCGCCGGATGCTCCCCAAGGGGCGGTGCCGCGGCCGGAGTTCGACCCCAGGCTGCACTCGCTGGCCGAACGCGAGCGGGCCAAGGCGGCCGAGCTGACGGCGGCGGGCCATCGGATGACGGCCAGCGGCGTCAAGCAGCGGCGCCAGCGCTATCACCGCGACGGGCTGGTTGGGCTGGCCGACGGCCGCTCGGCCAAGCAGCTGCCTCCCTTCGGCCAGATCGCGCCGGCGGTGGTCAACGCGATGCGGCAAGCGATCGCCGAGACGACCGATGCCTCCTCAAGGACAGTCCGATTCACCATCTGGCGGACCAAGCAGATCCTGGCATCCGGCGAGGATGGCGACGGCATCGAGCTGCCCCACGAGCGCACGCTCTACCGGCTGTTCGACAAACTGGCCGCCGGGACACACGCGACCGGCTCTGCCACTACGCGCCGCTCGCTGCATGCGCGTCCGGCCGGCCCGTTCGGGGAAGTCCCGGCCATCGCGCCGGGCGAGCTGATGCAGATCGACTCCAGTCCGCTGGATGTCCTGGTCAGGCTGGACGACGGCATCGCGGAGAAGGTCGAGTTGACCGCGCTGGTCGATATCGCTTCCAGGTCGATCACTGCGGCGGTGCTGCGGCCGACGACCAAGGCGGCCGACGCCTCCGCCCTGGTGGCCCGCAGCATCACGCCGGACTTGATGCGTCCGGGCTGGTCGGAGTCGCTGCGCATGTCCAGGTCGGTACTGCCGCACCGCCGACTGCTGGCCCTGGACGAGCGGCTGGAGCATGCGGCGGCGAGGCCGGTGATCGTTCCGGAGACGGTCGTCTGCGACCACGGAAAGCTGTTCATCTCGAACAACTTCCGCGCTTCCTGCCGCTTTCTGGGCATTACGCTGCAGCCGACACACAAGGCGTCGCCCTTCGAGAAAGGAGTGATCGAGAAGACCCTGGGGTCGGTGGCGACGCTGTTCGCGCAGTTCGTCGCGGGCTACACCGGCCGGTCAGTGGACCGCCGCGGCCGGCACTTGGAGGACGGCCCACTGTGGTCGCTGCCCGAGCTGCAGGAACTGCTGGACGAATGGATCGTCGCCGTCTGGCAGAACCGGCCGCACGACGCCCTGCGCGACCCCGACGCACCGAGGCGGGCGTTCTCGCCGAACGAGAAGTACGCGATGCTGCTGGAGTCGAGCGGCTACGTCCCGGCCGCACTAAGCGGTGAGGACTACGTCGAGTTGCTGCCGGAACGGTGGCAGGCGATCAACGCCTACGGCATCAAGATCAACCACCGCACCTACGACAGCCCGGAGTTGAACCCGCTGCGCCGTCAGCGCTCCGGCATCGCAGAGAAGAACGGCTTGTGGGAGATCCACCACGACCCCTACGACGTCTCCCGGATCTGGGTACGCGACCGCCGCGGCGACAGGGACCGGTGGATCACGGTGTTCTGGCGGCACCTGCACCGCGTCGGCGTCCCGTTCGGCGAAATGGCCTGGGACCACGCCCGCCAACAGGTCCAGGACGGCAACGAGGCACAGATCGCGGATGCGGCGGCCGCCCTGCTCCAGCGCGCCCACGATGGCCCCCAGGATGAGAAGGACCCTCCGGCCAAACGGTCTCAGAAAGATCGCCGGATTGCCGCCCGCACCCGGGCGACCGCCCCAGACCGGGAGATCCCCGATCCGCCGACCGACCGCGAACCAACGGATGAGGACACCGACACCTCGCCGGCCAAGGTCATCCCGCTAGGTCTGTTCGACCCCCTCGCCAACCCCTGGAGGCGCCCGTGA
- a CDS encoding TniB family NTP-binding protein — MTLSKLTARQAVLREADAEADRQLNTLTGWHRFIDGPPTPPDLASRSAWQQMPVSERDLYDEDRLDHHARMLTIATSFVEKTAICGRRLVLLNRHAISARRGLIVSGPAGTGKTIAITQLGRSHELLDRARHPHVNDRIPVVYVTVPPAATARMIATEFARFLGLPVRARSNMTDIIEAVVGVCTDTRTGLVLVDELHNISLTSRHGAEVADTLKYFSERLPATFIYAGIDIAESSLLSGTRGAQIAGRFTLIPSRPFPYNSEWKGLVATMEDTLRLHDHRPGTLTSLDRFLHDHTGGMIGSLSHAIRGAALDAILTGTEKITKKSLQAIPLDHTAHTTASMATKTATCR, encoded by the coding sequence GTGACCCTCTCCAAGCTGACAGCCCGGCAAGCCGTGTTGCGGGAGGCCGACGCCGAGGCCGACCGACAGCTGAACACCCTGACTGGATGGCACAGGTTCATCGACGGGCCGCCCACACCCCCGGACCTGGCCTCCCGGAGCGCTTGGCAGCAGATGCCAGTATCCGAGCGGGACCTCTACGACGAAGACCGCCTGGACCATCACGCCCGCATGCTCACGATCGCCACCTCGTTCGTCGAGAAGACGGCAATCTGCGGCCGTCGGCTGGTCCTGCTCAACCGCCACGCGATCAGCGCCCGCCGCGGGCTGATCGTTTCCGGCCCCGCAGGCACCGGAAAGACCATCGCCATCACCCAGTTGGGACGCTCCCACGAACTCCTTGACCGGGCCCGGCACCCACACGTCAACGACCGCATCCCGGTCGTCTACGTCACCGTCCCGCCGGCCGCGACGGCCCGCATGATCGCAACCGAGTTCGCCCGCTTCCTGGGACTGCCGGTGCGGGCACGCTCGAACATGACCGACATCATCGAGGCCGTGGTCGGTGTCTGCACCGACACGCGCACCGGTCTGGTGCTGGTCGACGAGCTCCACAACATCTCACTCACCAGCCGCCACGGCGCCGAAGTCGCCGACACCCTCAAGTACTTCTCCGAGCGCCTGCCCGCCACCTTCATCTATGCCGGCATCGACATCGCCGAATCCAGCCTGCTGTCCGGGACACGCGGCGCCCAGATCGCCGGCCGCTTCACCCTGATCCCCTCCCGCCCCTTCCCCTACAACAGCGAATGGAAGGGTCTGGTCGCCACCATGGAAGACACCCTCCGGCTCCACGACCACCGCCCCGGCACGCTGACCAGCCTGGACCGCTTCCTCCACGACCACACCGGCGGCATGATCGGATCCCTCTCACACGCCATCCGCGGAGCCGCCCTCGACGCCATCCTCACCGGCACCGAGAAGATCACCAAGAAGAGTCTGCAGGCCATTCCGCTCGACCACACCGCCCACACCACCGCCTCGATGGCCACGAAGACCGCAACATGCCGATGA
- a CDS encoding SpoIIE family protein phosphatase gives MSPTDPLLPAASQAAPTAPPGGLLDVLNVAAVVLDADGRIVLWSPQAEELFGYTLDEALGQYAGRLLVHEEHLDQVIELFAQVMGGGGSWAGVFPIRHKDGSTKLVEFRNMRLMNDRKDLYALGLASDQATLRRVERDLALSTGLVSQSPIGLVVMDTDLRYVAVNPAVERIDRLSAAELVGRHVHDVLPDLDTETIEDSMRQVLSTGVPILDQEIVGRTPADPDHDHAWSVSYYRLEDPGGKVLGVAKSIVDATDRHRMAAEAHHARRRLALIADASVLIGTTLDLNQTAQELANIVVPDLADIAAVDVLDTFLTNRSPPRPGAPAPFRALAVKAAYTTAVDAADAVGELARYDADRLVSQCVTCAEPVLIGHVENSDLPRIARSPQAATILARAGLHSYLVVPLIARGNVIGALDLKRIRNPLPFDEDDMVLAGELATRAAVSMDNACWYQRERGAALTLQRSLLPQDPPRHPGLEIAHRYQPAAATSEVGGDWFDVIPLPRDRTALVIGDVMGSGLNAAATMGQLRNAIRALADLDLDPARLLHHLDRSSTGLDQAIATCVYVTYNPRRGQCRISTAGHLPPVLVRPGRAPELLDLPTGVPLGVGGVAFHTTRLRLHPGDQLVLYTDGLVETRDQPIDRRLGKLLELLARPQLSLARTCDLLLGALRQAEHTDDDVALLIARARSSAD, from the coding sequence ATGAGCCCCACGGACCCGCTGCTACCAGCCGCCAGCCAGGCGGCTCCTACCGCGCCGCCCGGTGGTCTGCTCGACGTGCTGAACGTCGCCGCCGTCGTCCTGGACGCCGACGGGCGGATCGTCCTGTGGAGCCCGCAGGCCGAGGAACTCTTCGGCTACACCCTCGACGAAGCCCTCGGACAATACGCGGGTCGGCTTCTGGTCCACGAGGAGCATCTGGACCAGGTCATCGAGCTGTTTGCCCAGGTCATGGGAGGCGGCGGCAGCTGGGCCGGAGTGTTCCCCATCCGGCACAAGGACGGCAGCACCAAGCTGGTCGAGTTCCGCAACATGCGGCTGATGAATGATCGCAAGGACCTCTATGCCCTCGGACTGGCCTCCGACCAGGCCACGCTGCGGCGGGTCGAGCGAGACCTGGCACTGTCCACCGGGCTGGTGTCCCAGTCTCCGATCGGCCTGGTCGTCATGGACACCGATCTCCGGTACGTCGCCGTCAACCCGGCCGTGGAACGCATCGACCGTCTGTCCGCGGCCGAGCTTGTTGGCCGACACGTCCACGACGTGCTGCCGGACTTGGACACCGAGACCATCGAGGACTCGATGCGGCAGGTCCTGTCCACCGGCGTCCCGATCCTGGACCAGGAAATCGTCGGCCGCACCCCCGCCGATCCGGATCACGACCATGCCTGGTCAGTGTCCTACTACCGGCTGGAGGACCCAGGCGGCAAGGTACTCGGGGTAGCCAAATCCATCGTGGACGCCACCGACCGCCACCGCATGGCCGCCGAAGCCCATCACGCGCGGCGACGGCTCGCCCTCATCGCCGACGCCTCCGTACTCATTGGCACCACCCTCGACCTCAACCAGACCGCCCAGGAACTCGCCAACATTGTTGTCCCCGACCTGGCCGACATCGCCGCCGTCGACGTCCTCGACACCTTCCTCACCAACCGCAGCCCCCCGCGGCCCGGTGCCCCAGCACCGTTCAGAGCACTCGCGGTCAAAGCGGCCTACACCACCGCCGTCGATGCCGCCGACGCGGTGGGCGAACTCGCCCGCTACGACGCCGACCGTCTGGTGAGCCAGTGCGTGACCTGCGCCGAACCGGTCCTCATCGGACACGTCGAGAACAGCGACCTGCCACGCATCGCCCGCAGCCCCCAGGCCGCCACCATCCTCGCCCGCGCCGGCCTCCACTCCTACCTCGTCGTCCCCCTCATCGCCCGCGGCAACGTGATCGGCGCCCTGGACCTGAAACGCATCCGCAACCCGCTGCCCTTCGACGAAGACGACATGGTCCTCGCCGGCGAGCTGGCCACACGCGCCGCCGTGTCCATGGACAACGCCTGCTGGTATCAGCGCGAACGCGGCGCCGCCCTCACCCTTCAACGCAGCCTCCTGCCACAAGATCCCCCTCGACACCCAGGGCTGGAGATCGCCCACCGCTACCAGCCCGCCGCAGCCACCAGCGAAGTCGGCGGCGACTGGTTCGACGTCATTCCCCTGCCCCGGGACAGGACCGCCCTGGTCATCGGCGACGTCATGGGCAGCGGTCTCAACGCCGCCGCCACCATGGGACAGCTCCGCAACGCCATCCGAGCCCTCGCCGACCTTGACCTCGATCCCGCACGCCTCCTGCACCACCTCGATCGCAGCTCCACGGGCCTCGACCAGGCCATCGCCACCTGCGTCTACGTCACCTACAACCCCCGCCGGGGACAGTGCCGCATCTCTACCGCAGGCCACCTGCCGCCCGTCCTGGTACGTCCCGGCCGGGCGCCCGAGCTGCTGGACCTTCCCACCGGCGTTCCTCTCGGCGTCGGCGGCGTCGCCTTCCACACCACCAGGCTCCGCCTCCACCCCGGCGATCAGCTCGTCCTCTATACCGACGGCCTCGTGGAGACTCGGGACCAGCCCATCGACAGGCGCCTGGGCAAGCTCCTCGAATTGCTTGCCAGGCCCCAGCTGTCGCTGGCGAGAACCTGCGACCTGCTCCTGGGAGCCCTGCGGCAGGCCGAGCACACTGACGATGATGTTGCCCTGCTCATCGCACGAGCCCGGTCCTCTGCCGACTGA
- a CDS encoding helix-turn-helix transcriptional regulator has translation MAVAVRQGQKLTVDEVCAELQIARSTFYDWRQKGRGPRCIRLPNGSLRIRRDDFENWLMDCEDPS, from the coding sequence GTGGCGGTAGCAGTCCGACAGGGGCAGAAGCTCACGGTCGACGAGGTCTGTGCCGAGCTCCAGATCGCCCGATCGACCTTCTATGACTGGCGCCAGAAGGGGCGCGGGCCGCGCTGTATCCGACTGCCCAACGGCTCCTTGCGGATACGTCGCGACGATTTCGAAAATTGGCTTATGGATTGCGAGGACCCTTCCTGA
- a CDS encoding NAD-dependent epimerase/dehydratase family protein, translating into MKILVLGGTWFLGRAVAQAALDRGWSVTAFNRGRSGTAPEGTHEIHGDRTVHADLLHLGEAGPWDAVIDTSASELAPRDVLAGAQALEPVAGSYVYISTVNAYRGWPEEPLTESSELLDAPPDADVNFGRLPANWDGPDWYYGRQKAGAERAALAAFGTPRVSILRPGVILGPGEYVGRLPWWLRRTSKGGAILAPGHPDKSIQPVDVRDVAAFALDQALSPDGGEFNVTAPLGQETMGGFLTACLDVTGSGGRLVWAPDDLLVQHGVQQWTELPLWRTHAGVWNVDSTRAQAAGLRCRPLAETVAATWEWMQSGGVPVEHPRWAEHGISTEKEEEILAKLAS; encoded by the coding sequence ATGAAGATTCTCGTGCTGGGTGGAACGTGGTTCCTCGGGCGGGCCGTCGCTCAGGCTGCGCTTGATCGTGGTTGGTCGGTGACTGCCTTCAACAGAGGTAGGTCCGGTACTGCTCCGGAGGGGACGCATGAGATCCACGGAGACCGCACCGTGCACGCGGACCTTCTCCATCTGGGGGAAGCAGGCCCTTGGGATGCCGTAATCGACACCTCGGCGTCTGAGCTCGCCCCGCGCGATGTGCTGGCCGGCGCCCAGGCGTTGGAGCCCGTGGCGGGCAGCTACGTGTACATCTCGACCGTTAACGCTTACCGAGGGTGGCCAGAGGAGCCACTGACGGAGTCCTCCGAACTGCTGGACGCACCGCCCGACGCCGATGTGAACTTCGGACGGCTGCCGGCGAACTGGGACGGACCCGACTGGTACTACGGTCGTCAAAAGGCTGGCGCAGAGCGTGCCGCTCTCGCAGCGTTCGGCACTCCGCGGGTGTCGATCTTGCGCCCCGGCGTGATCCTGGGCCCCGGGGAGTACGTGGGCCGCCTGCCCTGGTGGCTCCGGCGCACGTCCAAGGGTGGGGCGATCCTCGCACCGGGGCACCCCGACAAGTCGATCCAGCCCGTGGACGTGCGGGACGTAGCCGCATTCGCGCTCGATCAGGCACTTTCCCCAGATGGCGGAGAGTTCAACGTCACCGCACCCTTGGGGCAGGAGACGATGGGCGGCTTCCTCACGGCCTGTCTCGATGTCACCGGGAGCGGGGGGCGGCTGGTCTGGGCACCCGATGATCTTCTTGTCCAGCACGGCGTGCAGCAGTGGACCGAACTGCCGCTGTGGCGCACCCATGCGGGTGTCTGGAACGTGGACTCGACGCGGGCGCAGGCGGCCGGGCTGCGATGCCGGCCCCTAGCGGAGACCGTGGCGGCCACGTGGGAGTGGATGCAGTCAGGCGGTGTGCCCGTCGAGCACCCCCGTTGGGCCGAGCACGGCATCTCGACGGAGAAGGAGGAGGAAATCCTTGCGAAGTTGGCCTCGTGA
- a CDS encoding ATP-binding protein gives MSQSTALRSCLRAAEQGAPAWLPDSAAPEEAHAFQAAFLPDPSAVADMRNSTAAFLGRSGLRGSLADSVVLVVSELVTNAIEHGHGEVELEVRVASGTISVSVTDENPAPAVLTEAGPKDLCGRGIALVEAFSDKWGSSGKETWCEFRCDSAGSAA, from the coding sequence ATGAGCCAGAGCACCGCCCTCCGTAGTTGCTTGCGGGCAGCCGAGCAGGGTGCCCCCGCATGGTTGCCGGACTCTGCCGCTCCGGAAGAGGCTCACGCTTTTCAGGCCGCGTTCTTGCCCGATCCGTCGGCGGTCGCGGATATGCGCAACTCGACGGCGGCCTTCCTGGGACGGTCAGGATTGAGGGGGTCACTCGCCGACAGTGTGGTGTTGGTGGTTTCGGAGCTGGTCACGAATGCCATCGAGCATGGCCACGGCGAAGTTGAACTGGAGGTCCGTGTCGCGAGCGGGACGATCTCGGTCTCGGTGACCGACGAGAACCCGGCCCCTGCGGTGTTGACAGAGGCTGGCCCGAAAGACCTGTGTGGCCGAGGGATAGCCCTCGTCGAAGCCTTCTCTGACAAGTGGGGCAGTAGCGGTAAGGAGACTTGGTGCGAGTTCCGCTGTGACAGCGCCGGGAGCGCGGCATGA
- a CDS encoding SAM-dependent methyltransferase: protein MTKFEVESIATVVGGHTRVQDDYQGGVESVIRLNEAYPLETLQGIDEFSHLTVTWRFHLAQPDDVQLHARSPRGNPQWPATGTFVHRNHRRPNQLAVSYPRLLGVDGRDLLVTDLDAVDGTPVLDLAPYFQEMGPRGTVREPAWPGEMLADYWRDAAERP from the coding sequence GTGACGAAGTTCGAGGTCGAATCGATCGCAACGGTCGTCGGTGGCCACACGCGCGTTCAGGACGACTACCAGGGCGGAGTCGAGTCGGTCATCCGACTCAACGAGGCATACCCCCTGGAAACCCTGCAGGGCATCGACGAGTTCTCCCACCTGACGGTGACGTGGCGCTTCCACCTGGCGCAGCCCGATGACGTCCAACTCCACGCCCGCAGCCCCCGGGGCAACCCACAGTGGCCGGCGACCGGGACATTCGTCCACCGCAATCACCGGCGCCCCAACCAACTGGCTGTCAGTTACCCGAGGCTGCTGGGCGTGGACGGTCGCGACCTTCTGGTGACGGATCTCGACGCGGTCGACGGGACGCCGGTCTTGGACCTTGCCCCGTACTTCCAGGAGATGGGGCCCCGCGGCACTGTCCGCGAGCCGGCCTGGCCGGGCGAGATGCTCGCCGACTACTGGCGTGACGCGGCGGAACGCCCGTAA
- a CDS encoding MazG nucleotide pyrophosphohydrolase domain-containing protein → MDISSAQKLAWENKLVKGFNTTDVSLEFGLLTAEVSEAFTAWRKGLPDLGEELADVFLYLTSVAEMNGLDLDSEVARKIEKNVRRTYERNEHGAQIRTSGD, encoded by the coding sequence GTGGACATCTCATCCGCCCAGAAGCTCGCCTGGGAGAACAAGCTCGTGAAGGGCTTCAACACCACCGACGTTTCCCTGGAGTTCGGACTTCTTACGGCCGAGGTCAGCGAAGCCTTCACCGCTTGGCGCAAGGGTCTCCCCGACCTCGGAGAAGAACTGGCCGACGTCTTCCTCTACCTAACCTCCGTGGCAGAGATGAACGGGCTGGACCTCGACTCGGAGGTCGCACGGAAGATCGAGAAAAACGTGAGGCGTACGTACGAGCGCAACGAACACGGAGCGCAGATCAGGACGAGCGGCGACTGA
- a CDS encoding Tat pathway signal protein yields the protein MARERNVAFAALLREAGWSQPQAAAAVARVAAESGVRELDAISRSHIAMWVQGTKPSGRAPHILRETLSRRLGRHLTLADLGLEEEPTGTTDSGSDWSVNPLTALAELGSDDLDMHRRKLLATAAYSAAGLALPTASWWADAPAAAANRRPASPRPVTQVDIDDIRDLTEYYSARDQQRGGASGRKALASHLLDEAVPLLSGRFRTDQVRRDTYSAVAEMTYLAGWMAFDASEHRTAQRYLTNAARIAAEAGDGPLGGHVLRALAHQAVDLGHPRRALALADASMSRDHYGQASHREKALLAIVHARALAADGDRAGALAAISRAERDLARADSNEAPARVSFFQEASLAHETACALRDIGQPLDAETHFKRSVATRRRQQYARTHSVTLGYLGAVQVQQGRLDEACATWSQALDAMTGVQSGRARDVIVRIQSDLSPVRQRGGRQVTELDRKARTMLRAIG from the coding sequence ATGGCCCGTGAACGAAACGTCGCCTTCGCCGCACTTCTGCGCGAAGCAGGCTGGTCCCAGCCGCAAGCAGCTGCCGCAGTCGCCCGCGTGGCCGCGGAGAGCGGCGTGCGCGAACTCGACGCGATCTCCCGCTCGCACATCGCCATGTGGGTCCAGGGCACAAAGCCCAGTGGCAGAGCGCCGCATATCCTGCGCGAGACGCTGTCCCGCAGACTCGGCCGCCACCTCACCCTGGCCGACCTCGGGCTGGAAGAAGAGCCGACAGGCACGACCGACAGCGGTTCCGACTGGAGCGTCAACCCTCTGACCGCACTGGCCGAGCTGGGAAGCGACGATCTCGACATGCACCGACGCAAGCTGCTGGCCACCGCCGCCTACTCCGCCGCTGGCCTCGCCCTGCCCACTGCCTCCTGGTGGGCAGACGCCCCTGCCGCAGCCGCGAACCGCCGACCGGCATCGCCACGCCCGGTGACCCAGGTGGACATCGACGACATCCGCGACCTCACGGAGTACTACTCCGCGCGTGACCAGCAGCGAGGCGGCGCCTCCGGCCGCAAAGCCCTGGCAAGCCACCTGCTCGATGAAGCGGTGCCGCTGCTCAGCGGTCGATTCCGCACAGATCAGGTCCGCCGCGACACGTACTCGGCCGTTGCCGAGATGACGTACCTCGCCGGCTGGATGGCCTTCGACGCCAGCGAACACCGCACCGCCCAGCGCTACCTCACCAACGCCGCCCGGATCGCGGCGGAAGCAGGAGACGGACCGCTCGGCGGCCATGTCCTGCGCGCCCTCGCCCACCAAGCCGTGGACCTCGGGCATCCACGCAGGGCGCTCGCCCTGGCCGACGCCTCGATGTCCCGGGACCACTACGGCCAGGCCAGCCATCGGGAGAAGGCACTGTTGGCGATCGTCCACGCACGCGCACTCGCGGCCGACGGCGACCGGGCCGGCGCCCTCGCGGCCATCAGCCGCGCAGAGCGGGACCTCGCCCGCGCCGACAGCAACGAAGCGCCGGCCCGCGTCAGCTTCTTCCAGGAAGCCTCCCTCGCCCACGAGACTGCCTGCGCTCTGCGCGACATAGGCCAGCCCCTCGATGCGGAGACCCACTTCAAGCGCAGCGTTGCCACCCGCCGACGCCAGCAGTACGCCCGAACCCACAGCGTCACGCTCGGCTACCTCGGCGCTGTCCAGGTCCAACAGGGCCGCCTCGACGAGGCGTGCGCTACCTGGAGCCAGGCGCTGGACGCCATGACGGGTGTCCAGTCCGGTCGTGCCCGCGACGTCATCGTTCGCATCCAGAGTGACCTCTCGCCAGTTCGGCAACGCGGCGGTCGCCAGGTAACCGAACTGGACCGCAAGGCCCGGACCATGCTGCGGGCCATAGGCTGA
- a CDS encoding TniQ family protein yields the protein MPMNSELPPRYAPLPVRLRPCLGESSDSYIRRLARANHLKPSFLHCYLSGPPQWFARPLLEHLATVAGHSPEALERALADASALGGANRPRRRLPRKNPFARRQDLAHRIAQEALKGTRIHTLAKRYNLRCWDIRFALETPRLTTTETGQLADPITGELADLIENMISRGLNKRQIWIELMDDHDYLVKYHSIRHYIDYTRSGRQRKKRSASP from the coding sequence ATGCCGATGAACAGCGAACTGCCGCCCCGGTATGCACCCCTACCGGTCCGCCTCCGCCCCTGCCTAGGAGAATCCTCCGACTCGTACATCCGGCGCCTGGCCCGCGCCAACCATCTCAAGCCCAGCTTCCTGCACTGCTATCTCTCCGGCCCACCGCAGTGGTTCGCCAGGCCGCTCCTCGAACACCTCGCCACGGTCGCAGGCCACTCGCCCGAGGCACTCGAACGCGCCCTGGCCGACGCCAGCGCCCTGGGCGGCGCCAACAGGCCACGCCGCCGCCTGCCCAGGAAGAATCCCTTCGCCCGGCGCCAGGACCTGGCGCACCGCATCGCCCAAGAAGCCCTGAAAGGCACACGGATCCACACGCTCGCCAAGCGCTACAACCTCCGCTGCTGGGATATCCGCTTCGCCCTGGAGACCCCACGCCTGACCACCACAGAGACGGGACAGCTGGCCGACCCCATCACCGGCGAACTCGCCGACCTGATCGAGAACATGATCAGCAGAGGGCTGAACAAGAGGCAGATCTGGATCGAGCTCATGGACGACCACGACTACCTGGTCAAATACCACAGCATCCGCCACTACATCGACTACACGCGATCCGGCAGACAGCGCAAGAAGCGGTCAGCCTCCCCTTGA
- a CDS encoding TnsA-like heteromeric transposase endonuclease subunit, which produces MSVSAGSEGTAPYVEVSSVVGKRERLRRPLLDCVSVRFEDARPVRPFRWPPGGRYFPGWYWAATTRQHVGFESWLERDRLVLMDFDPAVVGVASQPFWLHWHDGTRERRHAPDFFVRRADGSAMVVDVRADDCIAPRDAEAFEVTRRACAEAGWGFERVGTPETVLLANVRWLSRYRHPRCRQHPVAARLMEVFSQPGPLMAGADSVGDRLATLPVLFHLLWQQELSAEGMAVELLGPRTVVRLAGGGAG; this is translated from the coding sequence ATGTCGGTATCGGCTGGGTCGGAAGGGACGGCACCGTACGTCGAGGTGTCGAGTGTGGTGGGCAAGCGCGAGCGTCTGCGGCGTCCGCTGTTGGACTGTGTGTCGGTCAGGTTCGAGGATGCTCGTCCGGTACGGCCGTTTCGGTGGCCGCCAGGAGGGCGCTATTTCCCGGGCTGGTACTGGGCGGCGACGACGCGGCAGCATGTCGGTTTCGAGTCGTGGCTGGAGCGGGACCGTCTCGTGCTCATGGATTTCGACCCGGCTGTGGTGGGTGTTGCCTCCCAGCCGTTCTGGCTGCACTGGCACGACGGGACGCGTGAGCGTCGGCATGCCCCGGACTTCTTCGTGCGCCGCGCGGATGGCTCGGCCATGGTTGTCGACGTCCGCGCCGACGACTGCATCGCGCCGCGCGATGCCGAAGCGTTCGAGGTGACGCGCCGGGCCTGCGCCGAGGCCGGGTGGGGCTTCGAGCGGGTGGGGACCCCGGAGACGGTGCTGCTGGCAAACGTGCGGTGGCTGTCGCGTTACCGTCACCCCCGCTGCCGGCAACATCCGGTCGCGGCCCGGCTGATGGAGGTTTTCTCGCAACCGGGACCGCTCATGGCCGGGGCCGACAGCGTCGGCGACCGGCTGGCGACGCTGCCCGTGTTGTTCCACCTTCTGTGGCAGCAGGAGTTGTCCGCCGAGGGGATGGCGGTCGAACTGCTGGGGCCGCGCACGGTCGTGCGCCTGGCCGGTGGGGGTGCCGGATGA
- a CDS encoding DUF6087 family protein gives MDDEPLTEWAKRRDAKIGRLRAVPLVSGDGPKGAHLHPDSPRVIQRWNGCSWEPYASAANLAAAQRLLYPRDEEPPTTPASQAQPLQAGRGRHRKPGPKNQT, from the coding sequence ATGGACGACGAGCCCCTGACTGAGTGGGCGAAACGCCGCGACGCGAAGATCGGACGCCTCCGGGCCGTCCCACTGGTGTCCGGTGACGGCCCAAAGGGAGCACATCTGCACCCCGACTCACCCCGTGTCATCCAGCGGTGGAACGGGTGCTCCTGGGAGCCATACGCGTCGGCAGCGAACCTGGCTGCGGCACAGCGCCTCCTGTATCCGCGAGACGAGGAGCCGCCGACCACGCCGGCGTCCCAGGCGCAGCCGCTCCAGGCTGGTCGAGGGCGGCACCGCAAGCCGGGCCCAAAGAATCAGACCTAG